GTGATATCCATTACTTCAAGATCGTTAGCGAAGGGGCGCTTGGTTCGGGGGTCCGCCGGATAGAGGCGCTGGCCGGCCAGGCGGCCAAGGTCTACGTCGTCTATACGGCCAAACAGCTCCGCGATGACATTGAAGCGATGATCAAACGCTACCGCAAACTGCAGCTCGACAAGGAGCAGGCGGGCGGGAGCAAAACCTTAGAAACGAACATTTTCGAGATCGAACTGACCGAGATCGAGCGGCTTGGGACGTGCGTCGATTGCCAGGACGCGGTGACCGTCAATAAATTCCTCGACCACCTGCGCGGCCGGGCTGATTGGCTGAAAGAGCGGATCGCCAAGGCGGAGCGCGAGATCGAAGGTCTCATGGCCAAGTCGGCCAGCGGCGGCGTCGACGCCTATCTGGGCGAGGTCAAAGAGCTTAACGGCCATAAGGTCTTGCTCAAGGAGTTACCGGGCTATAACATGGATATGCTCCGGGCTGTTTCCGATTCGCTCCAGGGGAAGCTCGGCTCCTGCGCGCTAGTCCTGGTCGCCTCATACCCCGGCCGTTTGACCTACCTGATAACCGTTACCCAGGACCTGGTCGATAAAGGGCTCTCTGCCCGCAAGCTGGCTGACGTTTTCACTGGAGTCGTTGGCGGCAAAGGTGGCGGGAAAGAGACCAAAGTTGAGGGTGGGGGGAAGGACCCGAGCAAGATTGCCGAGGCTTTCCTGGCGCTGGCCAAATCACTATGAGGATACTCGGCCTCGATTACGGCGAAAAAAGGATCGGCGTGGCGGTCTCTGATCCGCTGGCGATTATCGCCCAGGGGGTAGCGGTGCTGGGCAAAGGGGAGACCTTTGCCGACGACCTCCGCGAGTTGAAGCGGATCATCAAAAAATACGACGGGGTCGACGAGATCGTCGTCGGCTTACCGAAAAGAATGTCCGGCGAGATCGGGATCGCGGCCGAGAAAGTCCTGGCTTTCGTGGCCGAGTTGAAGAAAGAGTTCAAACTTAATATCGTCACCTGGGATGAGCGTTTAACGACCGTCATGGCGGAAAGATCGTTGATCGAGGCCGGGCTCTCCAGGGAGAAAAGAAAGAAAGTGATCGATCAGTCAGCCGCCGCCAATATCCTCCAGGGATACCTCGACAGTAAGAAACGATGAAAAATCAGCCATTACTCGTCTGGTTCGGCCTCCTGGCGATCTTTACGGTCCTCTCCTGGCCGGCCGATCCGTTCAACCTCGAAACGACCCGGGTCAACATCCCGCCCGGCGCCTCGGTTAAAGCAACCCAGCAGACCTTACAGGCCAAAGGGATTTTGCCTCGCTTCAGCGCTTTTGCTCTGACCGTGCGTTTGTTGGGTTTGCAAAATAAGATCAAGGCGGGCGAATATTCATTCGCGCCGGCTGACCCGCTCCCGGCGATCATCAGCCGGCTCCTCCATAACGAAACGGTCCCGCAGGCCGAGATCAGGGTGACCTTTCCGGAAGGGAGCTCCATTTATAAGATGGGTTTAGCCCTGAAAGAGACCGGCTATCTCCATTGGGCGGAATTCCAGGGTCTGGTCAACGAGGGGATCACAGCCCAGCTCCGGCTCCGCCACTGGGGGATTTTCAAGTTCATTCCTTCGGAATCACTGGAAGGGTATCTCTTCCCCGATACTTATCATCTTTTCATCACCGCTTCACCGGAAACGGTCGCGGAGGCGATGGTCAACCGCTTCGAACAGGTCGTTGTCCCGTTCTGGTTGACTGCTCAAAAAGAGACGAAACTGACCCTGCATGAGACGCTGACGCTCGCTTCGATCATTGAAAAAGAGGCGCAAAAGCCGGAGGAGCGGGCGGTCATCTCGTCGGTCTTCCATAACCGGCTGGCCAAAGGGATGCCGCTGGCCGCCGATCCGACCGTCAAGTACGCGCTGGAGCGGCCGAGCAAGATCGTTTATCTTGACCAGCTGTCGGTAAGATCGCCTTATAATACTTATAAGCGAAGAGGATTACCGCCGGGGCCGATCTGTAATCCGGGGTTAGAATCGATCAAAGCGGCGGTCTATCCGGCCCAGACCAATTATTTCTTTTTTGTGGCAAAACCTGATGGGGGTCATATTTTCTCAAAGACCTGGCAGGAGCATCAACGGGCCAGGCAAACGGTTGTCCGTTAGAAATGTGGATGACGGTTCTGTTCCGGAATGTAGCGGCGACCTTTAGGTCGCCATTTATTCTTGGGATGGCGGTCTAAAGACCGCCTCTACATTTGTCGGTGATTGCCAAGAAGATACGTAGCGGCGACCTTTAGGTCGCCATTTATTTTTGGGATGGCGGTCTAAAGACCGCCGCTACACGACATTTCCCCTACTTTGTTATAGATAGGGTGAGGGCTATTCCCACTCAATTGTCGACGGGGGCTTGCTGGAGATGTCGTAGACCACCCGGTTCACTTCCGGGACCTCGTTGACTATCCGGTTAGAGATCTTTTCCAGGAGATCGTAGGGGAGGCGGGCCCAATCGGCGGTCATCGCGTCGGTCGAAGTGACCGCCCGAACGGCCACGGTATTGAGATAAGTCCGCTTGTCGCCCATGACGCCGACCGTCCTGATCGGCAGGAGGACGGCAAAAGATTGCCAGACCTTCTTGTAAAAACCGGCCAGCTTGATCTCGGAGACGACGATGTCGTCAACCGCCTGGAGGACATTGACCCGCTCTTCGGTCACTTCGCCGATGATCCTGATGGCGAGACCAGGACCGGGGAACGGTTGGCGGGTGATGATATCTTCCGGCACCCCCAGTTCGAGCCCGATCGCCCTGACCTCGTCCTTAAAAAGCATCCGGAGCGGTTCGATCAGCTTAAAGCCCATCTTTTCCGGGAGTCCGCCGACATTATGGTGGGTCTTGATCTTCTTGGCGACCTTGCCGGCCGTCGTCCCCGGCACGGCGCTTTCGATCACGTCAGGATAAAGCGTCCCCTGGGCCAGATAGAGGATCTCGCCCAGTTTCTTTGCCTCCACCTCAAAGGTCCGGATAAAATTCTCGCCGATGATCTTCCTTTTTTCTTCCGGGTCAATAATCCCCCGGAGCTTGCCGAAGAAAAGTTCCGCCGCGTTGATGTTGAGAAAATTAACCTTGAACCGCTTGACGAAGAGCTCGTCGATCTTGGCCGCTTCGTTCTTGCGCATAAAACCCTGGTCGATGAACATGCAGATGAGCTGGTCGCCGATCGCCCGGCTCATCAGGGCGGCCACCGTGGTCGAATCGACACCGCCGGAGAGGGCGAGCAGCACTTTTTGCCGGCCAACCAGAGCGCGAATATCTTTAACCTGTTCTTCGATAAAATTGGCTGTCGTCCAGGTTGGCTTGCAATCGCAGACGATATAAACGAAATTTTTGATGATCTCGAGCCCCTGGGGGGTATGGACAACTTCGGGGTGGAATTGGACCCCGAACAGCTTCCGCGCTGGATCGCCGGCCGCGGCCGCTACGGTATTATCCGTATGGGCTAATTGTTTGAATCCCGGTGGGAGGCTGGCAACTGTGTCGCCATGGCTCATCCAGCAGGGGATCTGTTTAGGGAGGCCGGCAAAAAGATTTGATTGGTCGTCGATCTGGAGGTCGGCCTTGCCGTATTCCCGTTTCTTCCCCGGCTTAACCTCGCCACCCAGCTCCTTGGCCATCAGTTGCAGGCCGTAACAGATACCGAGGATAGGAATACCCGAACGCCACAGCTCCGGGTCGGCCTTGGGGGCGTCTGGTTCGTAGACCGAGCCGGGGCCGCCAGAGAGGATCACTCCTTTGACCTGGCGCCGTTTCAGTTCAGCCACGGAGACATCGTGGGGGAGGACTTCGCAATAGACGTTGCATTCACGAACGCGGCGGGCGATCAGCATACTGTACTGTGCCCCGAAATCGAGGACAACGATCAGGTCGTGTTTCAGCGTCATTTATACATTCCCAACTGCTGGGCCTTCTGGTAAACTTTCCCTTCGGTCAGGAGGGAAGGGGCGATATAGACCTCGACCTGCTGCATCTCTTTAAGCGTCGCCGCGCCGAGCGTCCCCATCGAAGTGCGGAGGGCGCCAACAAAGTTCATCGAGCCGTCGTCGAACTTGGCCGGCCCAAAGATGATCTCGCGCAGGGTGCCGATCGTCCCGACCCGGATGCGGGAACCGCGGGGTAGGGTCGGCGACGGGGTGGCCATTCCCCAGTGGAAACCACGGCCTGGTGCTTCCGCCGCCTTGGCGATCGGGGAACCGATCATTACCGCGTCGGCGCCGCAGGCGATCGCCTTACATATATCACCACCGACCGCCATGCCGCCGTCGGCGATGATCGGGACGTAAACGTTGTTTTCCTTGAAGTACGAGTCGCGAGCCGCCGCGCAATCGGCAATGGCGGTCGCCATCGGGACGCCGACCCCCAGGACGCCGCGCGAAGTACAGGCCGCGCCCGGGCCGATGCCGACCAGAACGGCGGCGACGCCGGTCCCCATCAGGGTCAGCGCCACTTCGTAGGTGACGCAGTTGCCGACG
This Candidatus Margulisiibacteriota bacterium DNA region includes the following protein-coding sequences:
- the ruvX gene encoding Holliday junction resolvase RuvX, with the protein product MRILGLDYGEKRIGVAVSDPLAIIAQGVAVLGKGETFADDLRELKRIIKKYDGVDEIVVGLPKRMSGEIGIAAEKVLAFVAELKKEFKLNIVTWDERLTTVMAERSLIEAGLSREKRKKVIDQSAAANILQGYLDSKKR
- the mltG gene encoding endolytic transglycosylase MltG; its protein translation is MKNQPLLVWFGLLAIFTVLSWPADPFNLETTRVNIPPGASVKATQQTLQAKGILPRFSAFALTVRLLGLQNKIKAGEYSFAPADPLPAIISRLLHNETVPQAEIRVTFPEGSSIYKMGLALKETGYLHWAEFQGLVNEGITAQLRLRHWGIFKFIPSESLEGYLFPDTYHLFITASPETVAEAMVNRFEQVVVPFWLTAQKETKLTLHETLTLASIIEKEAQKPEERAVISSVFHNRLAKGMPLAADPTVKYALERPSKIVYLDQLSVRSPYNTYKRRGLPPGPICNPGLESIKAAVYPAQTNYFFFVAKPDGGHIFSKTWQEHQRARQTVVR
- a CDS encoding GuaB3 family IMP dehydrogenase-related protein, whose protein sequence is MEIEIGKSKKSRRAYGFDEISLVPSIITINPEDTDISVEIGRQKLTVPIIASAMDGVVSPKTAAIMSRLGGLGVLNLQGVWSRYENAEKILEQIAAVSKDEYVPLMQKLYLEPVKPELVIKRIKEIKAAGGIAAVSSIPQEALELGPIARDAGADIFVVQSTVLSTKHKSSSSAPLELKKFCAEMKIPVIVGNCVTYEVALTLMGTGVAAVLVGIGPGAACTSRGVLGVGVPMATAIADCAAARDSYFKENNVYVPIIADGGMAVGGDICKAIACGADAVMIGSPIAKAAEAPGRGFHWGMATPSPTLPRGSRIRVGTIGTLREIIFGPAKFDDGSMNFVGALRTSMGTLGAATLKEMQQVEVYIAPSLLTEGKVYQKAQQLGMYK
- the guaA gene encoding glutamine-hydrolyzing GMP synthase, giving the protein MTLKHDLIVVLDFGAQYSMLIARRVRECNVYCEVLPHDVSVAELKRRQVKGVILSGGPGSVYEPDAPKADPELWRSGIPILGICYGLQLMAKELGGEVKPGKKREYGKADLQIDDQSNLFAGLPKQIPCWMSHGDTVASLPPGFKQLAHTDNTVAAAAGDPARKLFGVQFHPEVVHTPQGLEIIKNFVYIVCDCKPTWTTANFIEEQVKDIRALVGRQKVLLALSGGVDSTTVAALMSRAIGDQLICMFIDQGFMRKNEAAKIDELFVKRFKVNFLNINAAELFFGKLRGIIDPEEKRKIIGENFIRTFEVEAKKLGEILYLAQGTLYPDVIESAVPGTTAGKVAKKIKTHHNVGGLPEKMGFKLIEPLRMLFKDEVRAIGLELGVPEDIITRQPFPGPGLAIRIIGEVTEERVNVLQAVDDIVVSEIKLAGFYKKVWQSFAVLLPIRTVGVMGDKRTYLNTVAVRAVTSTDAMTADWARLPYDLLEKISNRIVNEVPEVNRVVYDISSKPPSTIEWE